The sequence tttttgtgaaaaatgcagaaataaaataaaataaaataaaatgaaataaaatcaaattaaattgaattaaacaaaataaaataaaatacagacAGACCCACTAATGCTTGCAATCTGATCGACGATTTAGGTCAATTTTTGTCTCTCCCGGCCTTTGATGTTTAACTTGTACATACAAAACTTTCCTCCCTTAGGATAAATTTTCTCGTCATGCTAAGCTATATAGATAATCAATGACATCACATGTTTTGATGTCTTGTGCATGCCATTCTCTTACTTTACATTCAGCATTTTTATAATCTtcatactgcatgtacttaggcctaggcctacttgtaGAAATATCTTCGTTAATTTCATAATTGGTTTCAAAACCACAATGGGCTACCAGCcatattatgttttcatatgtGTAGCAATTTATCTTACAGGTGATTATAGGTAGGCCCTATATGCGAATAAAACAACTTCAAACAAACAGCAACTTAGAAGAGGATCCCTTTCTCATGCTATTATTTTGTGAAGGTGGCGGGACAATTTTAGGGAGGCACCCAAGGCAAAGTGCAGGGACATAAGAAGGggttaaaaaaaggggggcggggggggggggggctgagagAAAAGGTAGGCTTTAACCCTCTCCTTGGTTCCGTCGCCCTTGATCTCCAACTGTAACTACATACTAGTACCTCTTTGATTACATTGACTCTGCTCTTCGTGTGAATGCATTTCGGCTGCATGCCAACATGCACATCGGCCCTACCGCTGGGAACGGGAAACATCCATGAAACTCGTGACCACTCGTGACCGGCGCAGCCACACTCGCTGCATAgctaaacaaaatcaaagtccGGTCCGTACTCAGCCGTGTACAGTACCAGTCCATGTACTAGTGTAGGGGGATCTCCAGGCGGTGTACGATGTAACGACAAGAACAACGCTGTGATGTTGTAGACGCTCTGTTTACTGTTCGTAAAAGATTGAAGGTACGATTCCCCTTCATATTTCGACTATTGTCAGGTGATAGTATTCATCAAATTTTACTGAGCTCAGTTAGGGCACTTTTTGCTGTCCTATGACTCTAATTAGGACGTGGCCCTTATTAGAAAGAGCAATTCGTAGTAGTCCCATATATCGCTTTTTATGTGTGTTATTGTACGTATTCCTATTATCAATAGTCTAACGTTAATTATTGTGActataaaaaataatgatacgtTCTGTCTCTTTAAAAAACATGAAACGAAATTACTCTTTCTGTTCTTTGTTCTGTAGAGAATTGTGAAAGTAGAGTCTAGAACGTCGATCTGGTCTATAGAGAACTAACAACATTGACATTGTTGCATGTTTAACTGTTAGGCCTAGAACCCTAGTCTTTCTTAAATCTTAATCACCACAAAATTTCacagtaggcctaggcctaactgttaggccttagcacaaaatttcacagtaggcctaggcctaaatttaattaatttttaaTTTAGTATGTGTAGTTTAGTCAGTAGTACCGGTAATGTATTTACTAGTAATAGTACTATACTAGTAAATTTAGTAAAATTTACCATAGGGTCTAGAGATTTACTTTGTGTGGTCCTTGACCTTGACTTTGTGTATTGTTAAGTTGTTCTAATACAGGTGGCATGCACATCTATCATGCCAGGCCCAACCAAGCCATTGGGCAATTCAAGGCTGCAAGGGAACTTGTGGTTGTAAATTATTATGTAAAAAGAACTTGTAATCTAAAGCCAAATGACATAGGCCTAGCTATGGTGTTTAAACTCACTGCCCACATGCATGCGACTCATTTCAGCTCTTCTGTTGATTGGCTAAATTCTTGAAGCCATTTTATATTAGAATGTGATATTAGCATGTTTACAGTGTCTGTCTTCAGTGATTACACTGGTTATTTTGATATTGAACTTGTGGCTTGTAAAAATTAATGCACTGCTCTTCAGCTCTCAACCAATGAATAAGATTGTAGAATTTCTTGTCCCATTTCATAATTAATCACAACCAGTGCTGTATATGGTATTTAGTCAGCTGCATAAATAGTGATGTTCATGTAATACAATCACCTACATGTAAGTTTAGAACATGCGTTATAAATATACTCATTACAAGAAGCTGTTTGCTTGCAGGAGACACACATTGCATGCATGGTAACAGAAACAAAGTCAGCTTGGATGCAATTTCTCAAGTACAAGTTATGTGTGCTCATCATGCAGGAACAAAATGCTCATAAGTCTTTTTATTATAAATTGCAGATTTCTCCCTTCAAAGACTAGTTATCATGCTGTAACTTTTATTTATAAGCAAATGGACAGGAAATCAGGCAGCATATTATTTCAATACTTGAGGTACCGGTATTTCAAAATTCAAGATTCAGTATTCATAACCACTGTAAGGGACTAGTCTTTCGTCATCAATTGTAAACAGTCCCTCTTTGGATATGAAAGTTAAAACAATATTGCTATTAGCCATTCCATACTCAGTGTGCTTCTCATATCATCAAGTTGGCGTGGATGTGTCTGCAGAAAACACTTAGCTGACCAAACCATTCTGATTCAGAAATGTGTAATGTGCCAGAAAGTAGAATGCAATGGAAGTTGGATGTAATAGGGTTAATTCTATCTTATCCATTCTCCATTGCAGACTAATGCCCAAGATACCTTGACCAGCCTAAAGTCAACACCATCCCATCACCCTCATTCATCATGAAGGGAATGGCCCAGTATTTCTTCTTCTGTCCAAATGTGACAAACCTCCTCTTCAAGGGTTGGACCATACCAACTGGGACCATAACATCTGACAGAGAAAAGGCCATTGAGTGGATATTGCGTAAGATACAAGCCAGTTCAAATCCTCGACTCTGGTGGATCCTTGTTGCCATGTGCAAACTTTTTCAATTGCCTTCATTGCGGGGAAACGGTTTTACTTCTCAAACTGATCAGCAGTTTCAGTCAATTGGCAATTGTTTCTAGCAAAATTCTGTGCTAGTATCTTTAACATATTGCTACATAAAAGATAAGTTCCAAAGCAGGATGGCAACCTGAGGAAAAAAAGCCAAACCGCCATTTGATACTGGAAAGATTAATCGCTACAATTCTTTTTAAAGGTGATTGTGTTTTAGTAAAGCAATAGATTGCTGAAACTTCAAAAGCCTTTGCAAGTGATTGATCCTTAAATTAACACTTTGTAGATCAATATCAACAGTCCTCTTTTTCCCTCAGATTtacatgtattgtgtgtgtgtgtgtttttttttatttcttgagcAACAATTCtgagttgccaatttaatgaTCATTGACAAGATGCTAATTCATTTTGTGTAGCAAAATTCCCCCGGACTTGATAAATGGAAGAACTTCTCCTTGTGAGAGACTATATCACCAGTATTCCATTTTTTCCCTCCTTCTTATAACCATTGCACAGCGTTTGTCCTTACCTGCCTACTCTTCTTTGTGGGATCTGTGGTTCTGGAGGCTTTGTCAACTCTGGGCGTGTACCTGACCCGTAGCTATGCAACCAACCCCCTCAAAATGAAATGGACCTCCTCAATCAACACCAGGTCGCCCCTCCTAGCTCCACTTCAGATCCCAAGCAGTGTCTCCAAGGTCAGAAAGAGAAGGTATGTCTACGGCAGACAAGCATCCTTTAAGGTCTTCAAACGCAGTTCTGCCACAAACTGGAGCTGACTGTAATGAATAGAGTAAGATTGAACAAAGATGATGGTAGCATTTCATCAAACTCGGCTGTTTTGAGAAAATATTTGTAGaatttttaaccctaaaaaggccgggggggggttgaatcaacccccccctcgacatttttcacCACTACTCCGCCGCgcgaaattttttgaccgcgccgttcgctgactttttactttcaagtctcgcacatcttttgacaccattttcgcgaaaatcgtGCATACCGTTACGACGCTGCATAACGttttatacatgcctgtcagaccgaaaatggctcaaaaacgtgattttgtgtataaagtctatgcaaatggagttttctcttcttattcataaagatatgattattttcacttttatagGCCGAAACTAtttaattttagcataattatgcttgatataggttctgtcataaattttgcgaaaaaaaaatgataaaacaaaaggtcgaaaa comes from Diadema setosum chromosome 17, eeDiaSeto1, whole genome shotgun sequence and encodes:
- the LOC140241042 gene encoding uncharacterized protein; this encodes MKGMAQYFFFCPNVTNLLFKGWTIPTGTITSDREKAIEWILPFVLTCLLFFVGSVVLEALSTLGVYLTRSYATNPLKMKWTSSINTRSPLLAPLQIPSSVSKVRKRRCKIHFGRSLVHILSVTLGYLLMLAVMTYNAYFLVAVALGSALGYFLFAPFRRPPPKKAPEVNQRAQRDELTRSGHMDPSGDDTPNVQFYGTM